A region of the Primulina eburnea isolate SZY01 chromosome 7, ASM2296580v1, whole genome shotgun sequence genome:
AGTTTTGGCCCGGAGGACCTGAAGGGAATAAACATGCCCCACAATGACGCTTTGGTTATCCAAGCCCGGGTGGCCAATTACGACATCCTGAGAGTCTTCGTGGATTCCGGCAGTTCAGTCAATGTGATTTTCAAAGATGCCTTAGTGCAGATGGATTTGCAAGGGTTTAAGTTGGAAGTTGTGGAGACTGTCCTTTTTGGTTTTGCGGGACATGCAGTTTATCCGGAGGGAGAAATTGTTCTGCCACTCACTCTAGGCTCCCGGAACATCAAGAAAACGGTCATGACCACCTTTACAGTGGTGGATTCCCCATCATCTTACAATATCATTCTGGGAAGGCCGGCCATGAATGAGTTGAGGGCAGTAGCATCCACTTATcatcaaaagatcaaatttccAGTGGGGAACCAGGTGGGAGAAGTTCGTGGAGATCAGCCCTCTTCCCGAAAATGTTATGTGGAAGGTATCCGGGCAGATCAGGGCAAATCAAAAAAGGAGGGGAAGAAACCCAGGGTGGAGGAAGTTTGGAAGGGTGGAGTGGAGAAAGGAGAAGTCCACTTTGTGGCAGAGGAAGAACAGGAAGCTGTGGAGATAGGACCAGGCCGACAGATCCGGGTGGCCCGAGACCTCGATATATCCACCCGGGTCAGTTTACTTAACTGTTTAAAGACTAATATTCATGTGTTTGCCTGGTCCCAGCAGGAACTTACAGGGATTTCACCCCTGATATCTGAGCATCAATTAAACATTCTCCCAGGAGCTCACCCGATCAAACAGAAGAAGAGACACTTTGGTCCCGAGAAAGACAAAGTTATTGAGGAGCAGGTGAAAGAGTTGCTGCAAGCCGGCCACATCCGGGAGGTACAATTTCCTACATGGCTCTCGAATGTGGTGCTGGTACCCAAAGCTGCCGGGAAATGGAGGATGTGTGTTGATTTTCGGGACCTCAATAAGGCTTGTCCCAAGGATCATTACCCATTGCCCCGGATTGACCAGTTGGTGGATTCCACCTCGGGCTTCGAGCTGCTCAGTTTCATGGACGCCTATCAGGGATATCATCAAATTCCCTTAGCAAAAAATGATCAAGATAAGGCCAGTTTCATCACctcgggaggtacattttgttatgtGGTGATGCCTTTCGGGTTGAAAAATGCAGGGGCCACATATCAGCGTTTAATGGATAAAGTCTTTGAGAAGCAGCTGGGAAGGAATCTGGAGGTTTATGTGGACGATATTTTGGGAAAGTCAAAAGAGGTGATGAATTTTATCGATGATTTGGAAGAAACCTTTACCACTTTGACATCTTATGGGATCAAGCTCAATCCCGCTAAATGTATTTTCGGAGTCAAGAGTGGTAAGTTCTTGGGCTTTATAGTGACAGAGCGGGGGATCGAGGTCAACCAAGAAAAAGTGAAGTCCGTCTTATGTATGCCTTCTCCCCGATCTGTCAAAGAAGTGCAGAAGCTGACCGGGAGGATTGCCTCCCTATCTCGGTTTATATCTCGGTCAGCCCACAgaagttatcctttctttcaggTTCTCAGAAAAGCCCAAAAATTCGGATGGGATGACAAGTGCGAGCAGGCTTTCCAAGATCTTAAAAAGCATCTAGCTGAACTTCCAGTTCTGGTAAAGCCTGAGCCCGGGGATAAATTGTTTGTCTATTTATCCACTACTGAATATGCTGTCAGCTCTGTCCTAATAAAGGAAGAAGGCTCGGATCAAAAGCCTGTCTATTATGTCAGTCACGCCCTAAGAGGTCCCGAGCTGCGGTATAGTGAAGTGGAGAAGATGGCCTTGGCTTTAGTTGTGACTGCCCGGAAATTGCGGCCTTATTTTCTATCGCATCCTATTATCGTTCTTACTAACAGCCCGCTTGGAAGAATTATGACACATTCTGAAGTATCCGGGCGGATGATCAAATGGAATGTGGAATTGGGGGAATACGATATTGAGTATAAGCCCCGGTTGGCCATAAAAGCGCAGGCTTTATCCGATTTCCTATCTGAGATGATCCAACCTGCTGAGGAAGAAAGATGGAGGGTGTTTGTAGACGGGGCTTCTTGTCTGGTTGGATGTGGAGTAGGAGTCGTGATAATCTCCCCATCGGGAGAGAAGATTAAATTGGCAGTCAAAATTGGTTCCAGGGTAACAAATAATGAGGCAGAATATGAGGCTGTTCTAGCCGGCGTCCGGGCTGCAGGCAATTAATTGGAGCGGCTAGGATTATATTGTATTCCGATTCACAGTTGATTACTCAGCAGATCAAGGGCACGTATGAGGTCAAGGACGACAAAATGCTCAAATATTTGCATCTCATCAAAGCCCAGGCAGTAGTGTTTGTGGATTGGAGCATCGAACAAATACCCCGAGAAGAAAATGGAGAGGCTGATGCCCTAGCAAAAATGGCTGCTTCTTTGTCGGAAGACAGCACCCGGGAGGTTTTATTTGTTTCCCGAGCAGTTTTAACtattgaagaagaagaaatgttGACAATACCCGAGGATTCTTGGATGACCCCTCTGATCAAATTCATCCGGGACAATGAATTGCCCGAGGAGAGAGCTCGAGCacagaaaataaaaagacaagcccccaggtttgttctcttaaataatatcttatacaggagatcattccagggaccattATTGAAGTGTTTGAGCGGGAAGGAAGAGATTTATGTTCTTCAAGAGATTCATGAAGGATGCTGTGGTGAGCATTTGGGGGGGACATCTTTAGCTCGGAAAGCGATGCTAGCCGGGTTCTGGTGGCCGActcttcaccatgattcagctCGAGTGGTCCGGACTTGTGAAAGCTGTCAACATCATTCCAACTTTCAGCACAGCCCAGCCACTCCTACGAAGCCTATTTGGGCGTCTTGTCCTTTTGATCAGTGGGGTATGGATATAGTCGGCCCATTGCCAGTTGCTCGGGCCCAGAAAAAATTCCTGTTGGTGGCTGTGGATTACTTCTCCAAATGGGTGGAAGCCGAGCCCTTGGCTAAAATCACCGAGCAAGAGGTTTTGAAATTCTTAtggaagaatatagtatgtcgcTTCGGCATACCCCGGCGATTGATCTCGGATAATGGGAGACAGTTTCAAGGAAAAGAAATAACGTCTTGGTGCCAGGAAATGAAGATCACCCAGTCCTTCACTTCCGTTGCGTACCCTCAGGCCAATGGGCAGACAGAAGTTGTAAACAGAATCATTGTGCAGGCTTTAAAGACCAGACTGCAAAGCAAAGGGAAGGACTGGGTAGAAGAATTACCTAGTGTACTATGGGCATACAGGACTACTCCTCGGGCACCCACCTAAGAAACTCCATTCAGCTTGGTGTATGGATCTGAGGCCATCCTTCCTGTTGAGATCGGTCAAACATCTGcccgggtagaatcttacccgaGCAACAATGAGGGTAGCCGTGCATTAGAACTGGATCTATTAGAAGAAAAGAGGGACCAGGCCATGATCCGGATGGAGGCATATCGGAACCGGGtcatgaaatcctacaacaaaaaGGTCCGAGTTCGAGACTTGCAGATAGGGGACTTGGTGATGAAGAAGGTTAATCCAGCTGGGGACGTGGGCAAGCTCGAAGCTCGATGGGAGGGGCCTTACAAAATCATTAAGAGAGTCAGTTCAGGATCCTTTTACCTAGAAGATGCTCAGGGTAAACTTCTTAAGAGACCTTGGAATGTACTTCATTTGAAGAAATATTACGCTTAGCCAATGTACAGCTGTAATTTTCACTTTGAAGAAATAATAAAGGATCGTTTTCCTCAATCTTTTGCCTACTATAAGTGATATTGTGTAAAACTGAGGagacataagcccagggttctactccctggctcggggctccgtacctcgaccattccaaagtcccgggacctgttccccggcctaaggttccgtaccttagttctacataagcccagggttctac
Encoded here:
- the LOC140835782 gene encoding uncharacterized protein, translating into MAHTRKTNQNTSRAQGVDANHSRQEDAPPDLITMTPAEFDRRINEAIERAMARREASHHDIPLEKEPEKEQEQQQELREEEKRGEVEESSAGSKSPTMVEEMLELKQKMKVLEGQLENRGSSRTSVKGRLFAEAIIREPLPGNFKSAKVRAYDGNEDPEEHLARFENMAMLHCYTDRIKCKVFLTTLVDSAQRWFDGLAPLSIKSFEYFQKAFLHHFSSSKKYKKTSFSLFEVRQGLEESLRMYIKRFNKVALDVPTCAAETKTTAFTQGLKESEFFKSLTKKVPEDFEDLLSRAEKYINMEEAQKQKREAIRKERGDRAPKPEERGPRRGNPGHFSPHVPLKIIREREVQECSRDSIPSHQLSQPGKSGFCTRHGVCQHNTENCKALKRSYVPPTNQGHDQYTKRSRGPPWTPRPPVSHARVDSRNNPGNHMGRRREPEPEKRSPSSPVAGVIKMISGGSTDGDSNRARKSRSRRECLEVEGSRRNEAVISFGPEDLKGINMPHNDALVIQARVANYDILRVFVDSGSSVNVIFKDALVQMDLQGFKLEVVETVLFGFAGHAVYPEGEIVLPLTLGSRNIKKTVMTTFTVVDSPSSYNIILGRPAMNELRAVASTYHQKIKFPVGNQVGEVRGDQPSSRKCYVEGIRADQGKSKKEGKKPRVEEVWKGGVEKGEVHFVAEEEQEAVEIGPGRQIRVARDLDISTRVSLLNCLKTNIHVFAWSQQELTGISPLISEHQLNILPGAHPIKQKKRHFGPEKDKVIEEQVKELLQAGHIREVQFPTWLSNVVLVPKAAGKWRMCVDFRDLNKACPKDHYPLPRIDQLVDSTSGFELLSFMDAYQGYHQIPLAKNDQDKASFITSGGTFCYVVMPFGLKNAGATYQRLMDKVFEKQLGRNLEVYVDDILGKSKEVMNFIDDLEETFTTLTSYGIKLNPAKCIFGVKSGKFLGFIVTERGIEVNQEKVKSVLCMPSPRSVKEVQKLTGRIASLSRFISRSAHRSYPFFQVLRKAQKFGWDDKCEQAFQDLKKHLAELPVLVKPEPGDKLFVYLSTTEYAVSSVLIKEEGSDQKPVYYVSHALRGPELRYSEVEKMALALVVTARKLRPYFLSHPIIVLTNSPLGRIMTHSEVSGRMIKWNVELGEYDIEYKPRLAIKAQALSDFLSEMIQPAEEERWRVFVDGASCLVGCGVGVVIISPSGEKIKLAVKIGSRVTNNEAEYEAVLAGVRAAGN